In Simplicispira sp. 125, one DNA window encodes the following:
- the rnc gene encoding ribonuclease III produces the protein MQPSLLALQERLQHRFSNPALLQRAITHRSFSADHNERLEFLGDSVLNLAVASLLYARLASQPEGDLSRVRANLVKQETLHQLALELRVSEVLRLGEGEARSGGQKRPSILADALEALIGAVYLDAGYAPAEALVLRLLNAVEINPQMQAAAKDAKTALQEWLQGRKMQLPQYRVVTTEGAAHRQTFDVECAIAELSLAERGLGGSRRAAEQSAAQAMLATLKAKQP, from the coding sequence GTGCAGCCTTCTCTTCTTGCGCTGCAGGAGCGCCTGCAGCACCGGTTTTCGAACCCCGCCTTGCTGCAGCGTGCCATCACACACCGCAGTTTCAGCGCCGACCACAATGAGCGGCTGGAATTCCTAGGCGATTCGGTGCTCAACTTGGCTGTGGCCAGTCTGTTGTACGCCCGGCTGGCGTCTCAGCCCGAGGGCGATCTTTCGCGCGTGCGTGCCAACCTGGTCAAGCAGGAGACGCTGCACCAGCTGGCGCTGGAGTTGCGTGTGTCCGAGGTGCTGCGCCTGGGCGAAGGCGAGGCACGCTCCGGCGGCCAGAAGCGCCCGTCCATCCTCGCTGATGCTCTGGAGGCCCTGATCGGAGCCGTGTATCTCGATGCAGGTTATGCACCGGCTGAGGCATTGGTGCTGCGACTGCTCAATGCCGTAGAGATCAATCCCCAGATGCAGGCGGCTGCCAAGGATGCCAAGACGGCATTGCAGGAGTGGCTGCAGGGCCGCAAAATGCAATTGCCGCAGTACCGCGTGGTGACGACGGAAGGGGCGGCGCACCGCCAGACCTTTGATGTGGAATGCGCTATTGCGGAACTCTCCCTGGCCGAGCGAGGCCTCGGTGGTTCGCGCCGGGCGGCCGAACAATCTGCCGCACAGGCCATGCTGGCCACACTGAAAGCAAAACAGCCATGA
- a CDS encoding DUF4845 domain-containing protein — translation MHAHHSASRSSQRGLSFIGVIFVGLLAVAAFAIGGQSVPIFLEYHAIGKAAAKAAKEGNTVPEIRASFDRAAAIDDISSISGKDLEVTKRGDKIVVSFKYSREIALAGPAYLVYRFEDSTK, via the coding sequence ATGCATGCGCACCATTCAGCCAGCCGTTCGAGCCAGCGCGGCCTGTCTTTCATTGGGGTGATTTTTGTCGGCCTGCTGGCCGTCGCAGCATTTGCCATTGGCGGCCAGTCGGTACCGATTTTTCTGGAATACCACGCGATTGGCAAGGCTGCGGCCAAGGCGGCCAAGGAGGGTAACACTGTGCCAGAGATTCGCGCCAGTTTTGATCGAGCTGCTGCCATCGATGATATTTCGTCAATTTCGGGCAAGGATCTGGAAGTGACCAAACGGGGCGACAAGATCGTGGTGTCCTTCAAATACTCGCGTGAAATTGCATTGGCGGGGCCGGCCTATCTGGTCTACCGCTTTGAAGATTCGACCAAATAG
- the lepB gene encoding signal peptidase I — protein sequence MQAMQILTSLVLAAFAGYMGAWYFGAIEGNFALLLFLTTVVTGCYWFAERLYFLPRRRRAAQAIEDAAVQRRAELDRMGIAQVDINVQDEKARLLMQPWWLDWTAGLFPVIAAVFLLRSFLFEPFKIPSGSMIPTLLVGDLILVNKFTYGVRLPVIHTKVTDGTPPQRGDVMVFRYPPQPNLDYIKRVVGVPGDEVAYINKRLTINGQVIATSPQPDFFDESAMRYFKQFEEQLGTHPHRLLNNPDAPAFVQGASNFASRDNCRYSVEGVVCKVPEGHYFMMGDNRDNSLDSRYWGFVPEANIVGKAFFVWMNFGNLKRIGSFN from the coding sequence ATGCAGGCCATGCAAATTCTCACGTCGCTGGTGCTGGCGGCCTTTGCGGGCTATATGGGGGCCTGGTATTTTGGGGCCATCGAAGGCAACTTTGCCTTGCTGTTGTTTTTGACGACCGTCGTCACGGGCTGCTACTGGTTTGCCGAGCGGCTTTATTTTCTGCCGCGCCGCCGCCGTGCGGCCCAAGCCATCGAGGACGCTGCCGTGCAACGCCGTGCCGAGTTGGACCGCATGGGCATTGCCCAGGTGGACATCAATGTGCAGGACGAAAAAGCCCGTTTGCTCATGCAGCCCTGGTGGCTGGATTGGACAGCCGGGCTTTTTCCGGTGATTGCGGCGGTTTTCCTGCTGCGCTCGTTCCTGTTCGAGCCTTTCAAGATTCCATCGGGCTCGATGATTCCCACCTTGCTGGTGGGCGACTTGATTCTGGTGAACAAATTCACGTACGGTGTGCGTCTACCTGTCATCCACACCAAGGTGACTGATGGAACGCCACCGCAGCGCGGCGACGTGATGGTCTTTCGCTACCCGCCCCAGCCGAACCTGGACTACATCAAGCGTGTGGTGGGCGTGCCGGGCGATGAGGTGGCGTATATCAACAAGCGATTGACCATCAATGGACAGGTGATCGCAACTTCACCGCAGCCGGACTTCTTTGATGAAAGCGCCATGCGCTATTTCAAACAGTTCGAGGAACAGTTGGGAACACACCCCCACCGTTTGCTCAATAACCCCGATGCGCCTGCCTTTGTGCAGGGCGCCAGCAATTTTGCTTCTCGTGACAACTGCCGCTACAGTGTCGAAGGTGTGGTGTGCAAGGTGCCCGAAGGGCATTACTTCATGATGGGCGATAACCGCGATAATTCGCTCGATTCGCGTTACTGGGGGTTTGTGCCAGAGGCCAACATTGTGGGCAAAGCCTTCTTTGTCTGGATGAATTTCGGTAACCTCAAGCGTATCGGTTCCTTTAACTAA
- the lepA gene encoding translation elongation factor 4, producing the protein MKHIRNFSIIAHIDHGKSTLADRLIQRCGGLADRQMEAQVLDSMDIEKERGITIKAQTAALQYKAQDGQVYNLNLIDTPGHVDFSYEVSRSLSACEGALLVVDASQGVEAQTVANCYTALDLGVEVLPVLNKMDLPQSDPENAKAEIEDVIGIDAEDAIPCSAKTGMGIDEILEAIVAKVPAPRGNPDGPLRAMIIDSWYDAYVGVVMLVRVVDGRLLKGERFKMMASGTVYNADNLGVFTPANESRDRLEAGQVGYIIAGIKELQAAKVGDTITLEKKLPNNAGPAAEALPGFKEIQPQVFAGLYPTEASEYDQLRDALEKLKLNDASLHYEPEVSQALGFGFRCGFLGLLHMEIVQERLEREFDQDLITTAPSVVYEVVMPGGEVIMVENPAKMPDQGKLQEIREPIVTVHLYMPQEYVGPVMTLANLKRGVQMNMAYHGRQVMLTYEMPLGEIVLDFFDKLKSVSRGYASMDYEFKEYRASDVVKVDILLNGEKVDALSIIVHRSQSQYRGRAVVSKMREIISRQMFDVAIQAAIGGNIIARESIKALRKNVLAKCYGGDISRKRKLLEKQKAGKKRMKQIGSVEVPQEAFLAILQVED; encoded by the coding sequence ATGAAGCACATTCGTAATTTTTCCATCATTGCGCACATTGACCATGGCAAGTCCACCCTCGCCGATCGCCTGATCCAGCGCTGCGGGGGCTTGGCTGATCGCCAGATGGAAGCCCAGGTGCTCGATTCCATGGACATCGAAAAAGAGCGCGGCATCACCATCAAGGCGCAAACTGCCGCGCTGCAGTACAAGGCCCAAGATGGTCAGGTCTACAACCTGAACCTGATCGATACGCCTGGCCACGTTGACTTTTCCTACGAAGTGAGTCGTTCGCTCTCGGCCTGCGAGGGCGCCTTGCTGGTGGTCGATGCCTCGCAAGGTGTGGAAGCACAAACAGTGGCCAATTGCTACACCGCGCTGGATCTGGGCGTGGAAGTGCTGCCGGTGCTCAACAAGATGGACTTGCCGCAGTCTGACCCCGAAAACGCCAAGGCGGAAATCGAGGATGTGATAGGCATCGATGCCGAGGACGCCATCCCGTGTTCAGCCAAGACGGGCATGGGTATCGACGAGATCCTGGAAGCTATTGTCGCGAAGGTTCCGGCGCCGCGTGGCAACCCCGATGGGCCGCTGCGCGCCATGATCATCGACAGTTGGTATGACGCTTACGTTGGTGTCGTGATGCTGGTGCGCGTGGTCGATGGGCGCCTTCTCAAGGGTGAGCGCTTCAAGATGATGGCAAGCGGGACTGTATACAACGCTGATAACCTGGGTGTGTTTACTCCCGCCAACGAGTCGCGGGACCGCTTGGAGGCGGGCCAGGTAGGCTACATCATCGCCGGGATCAAGGAATTGCAGGCGGCCAAGGTGGGCGACACCATCACGCTGGAAAAGAAGCTGCCGAACAACGCAGGACCTGCCGCCGAGGCGCTGCCGGGCTTCAAGGAAATCCAGCCCCAGGTGTTTGCCGGCCTGTACCCCACCGAGGCGAGCGAATACGATCAACTGCGCGACGCGCTGGAAAAACTCAAGCTCAATGATGCGTCACTGCACTACGAGCCCGAAGTGTCGCAGGCGCTCGGGTTTGGTTTTCGCTGCGGTTTTCTGGGCCTGCTGCACATGGAGATTGTGCAGGAGCGGCTGGAGCGCGAGTTCGATCAGGATCTGATTACAACGGCACCCAGCGTGGTCTACGAGGTGGTGATGCCGGGCGGTGAAGTCATCATGGTGGAGAACCCTGCCAAGATGCCCGACCAGGGCAAGCTGCAGGAAATCCGTGAACCCATTGTGACCGTGCATCTGTATATGCCTCAAGAGTATGTGGGGCCTGTGATGACGCTGGCCAACCTGAAGCGTGGCGTGCAGATGAACATGGCGTACCACGGTCGCCAGGTCATGCTGACCTATGAAATGCCGCTGGGTGAGATCGTGCTGGACTTCTTCGACAAGCTCAAATCGGTGAGCCGGGGCTATGCCTCCATGGACTACGAGTTCAAGGAGTACCGTGCGTCCGATGTGGTGAAGGTGGATATCCTGCTCAACGGCGAGAAGGTCGATGCGCTGTCCATCATCGTGCACCGTAGCCAGAGCCAGTACCGCGGCCGCGCCGTGGTGTCCAAGATGCGCGAAATCATCAGCCGCCAGATGTTCGATGTGGCGATCCAGGCCGCGATCGGAGGCAACATCATTGCGCGCGAGTCCATCAAGGCGTTGCGCAAGAACGTGCTGGCAAAGTGCTATGGCGGCGACATTTCGCGCAAACGCAAGCTTCTTGAGAAGCAGAAGGCAGGCAAAAAACGCATGAAACAGATTGGATCGGTCGAGGTGCCCCAGGAGGCCTTCCTGGCCATTTTGCAGGTGGAAGATTGA
- a CDS encoding DegQ family serine endoprotease — MAPLAIAQVATPPASVRGLPDFTDLVEQAGPSVVNIRTTEKASRRSGVNGMDEDMLEFFKRFGVPIPNMPRQQRPNRPQQEEEQPRGVGSGFILSADGYVMTNAHVVDGADEVIVTLTDKREYKAKIIGADKRTDVAVVKIEASGLPAVRIGDVNRLKVGEWVMAIGSPFGLENTVTAGIVSAKQRDTGDYLPFIQTDVAINPGNSGGPLINMRGEVVGINSQIYSRSGGFMGISFAIPIDEAMRVSEQLRSSGRVTRGRIGVQIGQVTRDVAESLGLGKQQGALVTGVESGSPAEKAGVEAGDIIVRFEGKPIERIADLPRLVGNTKPGTKSTVTVFRRGNMRDLSVVIAEIDGDTPAIKASDRDVKPKSSNAAQQFGLTVSDLTGAQKKELKLKGGVRIDAASDAAARAGLREGDVIRAIANTEVSTVKDFESVLSKVDKTKPVNVLYQRGEWAQYALIRP; from the coding sequence ATGGCGCCCCTGGCCATTGCGCAGGTGGCGACGCCTCCGGCTTCCGTGCGCGGGTTGCCTGACTTCACAGATCTTGTCGAACAAGCAGGGCCTTCGGTAGTGAACATCCGCACGACGGAAAAGGCTTCCAGGCGGAGTGGCGTTAATGGCATGGACGAAGACATGCTTGAGTTTTTCAAGCGGTTTGGCGTGCCCATCCCGAACATGCCGCGCCAACAACGACCAAATCGTCCGCAGCAGGAAGAAGAACAGCCGCGCGGCGTGGGCTCTGGCTTCATTCTCAGTGCCGATGGCTATGTCATGACCAATGCCCATGTGGTGGACGGTGCCGACGAAGTGATCGTCACATTGACGGACAAGCGCGAATACAAGGCAAAAATTATCGGAGCGGACAAGCGCACCGATGTGGCCGTTGTGAAGATCGAAGCATCGGGCTTGCCTGCCGTGCGGATTGGCGATGTCAACCGCCTGAAGGTGGGTGAATGGGTCATGGCTATCGGCTCGCCCTTTGGCTTGGAAAACACTGTCACTGCGGGCATCGTCAGTGCCAAGCAGCGCGATACCGGGGATTACTTGCCTTTCATTCAGACCGATGTGGCGATCAATCCGGGAAATTCAGGCGGACCCTTGATCAATATGCGGGGCGAGGTCGTGGGTATCAACAGCCAGATCTATTCACGTTCAGGCGGGTTCATGGGCATTTCGTTTGCCATTCCGATCGATGAAGCCATGCGCGTCAGCGAGCAGCTGCGCTCCAGCGGGCGTGTGACACGGGGGCGTATTGGTGTGCAAATTGGGCAGGTGACGCGCGATGTGGCGGAATCGCTGGGGCTGGGCAAGCAGCAGGGGGCCTTGGTAACCGGGGTGGAGAGTGGCTCGCCCGCGGAGAAGGCCGGGGTAGAGGCTGGCGACATCATCGTTCGTTTCGAAGGCAAGCCCATTGAGCGGATCGCAGACCTACCACGCCTGGTCGGTAATACCAAGCCGGGCACCAAGAGCACCGTGACGGTGTTTCGCCGGGGGAATATGCGCGATTTGTCGGTCGTGATTGCGGAGATTGATGGTGACACGCCAGCCATCAAGGCCAGTGACCGCGACGTCAAACCCAAGTCTTCGAATGCTGCCCAGCAGTTCGGGCTCACGGTTTCGGATTTGACGGGAGCACAGAAGAAGGAGCTCAAGCTCAAAGGGGGTGTGCGCATCGATGCTGCTTCGGATGCTGCTGCCCGTGCAGGATTGCGCGAAGGCGATGTGATCCGGGCCATTGCCAACACTGAAGTGAGTACGGTGAAAGACTTTGAATCGGTCTTGTCCAAGGTGGACAAAACCAAACCGGTCAACGTGCTTTACCAGCGCGGGGAGTGGGCTCAGTACGCTTTGATCCGTCCATAA
- a CDS encoding MucB/RseB C-terminal domain-containing protein: MRQMTAGMVFRARWRRGCCSAKLVFSRAARYLGGMALCALALGVQGGPVNRPQDDANPRTAQQWMERMQGASRSRSYVGTVVVLHASGAMATSKIWHAVRDGQQFERVDALDGAASTVYRQDGLVRTFLHQSRTVRTERRDLLHALPGSADATFVPPYTAHLLGQERVAGMEADVVSFAPHDALRFGYRFWSERTSGLVLRVQMLEPSGRVLEQTAFSALQLDADKEAQQWARMPQDTAGYQDLSVQMRMTTATEQGWGLREPVDGFVPVGCYLHAVSSAGHEPGLLQCFYSDGLVTVSLFIERHHARRSASTVVQGARGATHVLAKPLSDGVWLTAVGEVPAATLVLFADRLARLK, translated from the coding sequence ATGCGGCAAATGACTGCAGGCATGGTGTTTCGGGCGAGATGGCGGCGCGGTTGTTGTTCCGCAAAATTAGTGTTCTCACGTGCTGCCCGGTATCTCGGTGGGATGGCTTTGTGCGCCCTTGCCTTGGGTGTACAGGGCGGGCCGGTCAATAGACCGCAGGACGACGCCAATCCGCGGACTGCCCAACAATGGATGGAGCGCATGCAGGGGGCATCCCGCAGCCGCAGTTACGTGGGCACGGTGGTGGTGCTCCATGCATCAGGTGCCATGGCGACTTCCAAAATCTGGCATGCGGTACGCGATGGCCAGCAGTTCGAGCGCGTCGATGCACTCGATGGTGCAGCAAGTACCGTCTATCGGCAGGATGGGCTCGTGCGTACCTTCCTGCACCAGTCGCGTACGGTCCGCACCGAGCGCCGCGATTTGCTTCATGCGCTACCCGGAAGTGCCGATGCGACCTTTGTCCCGCCCTATACCGCGCACCTCCTTGGACAGGAGCGCGTCGCCGGGATGGAGGCTGATGTCGTGTCGTTCGCGCCACACGATGCACTGCGCTTTGGTTACCGCTTCTGGAGTGAGCGCACATCGGGTCTGGTGCTGCGGGTACAGATGCTGGAGCCAAGTGGGCGGGTGCTGGAGCAGACGGCGTTTTCCGCTCTGCAACTGGACGCCGACAAGGAGGCGCAGCAGTGGGCTCGCATGCCACAGGATACCGCTGGCTACCAGGATCTGAGTGTGCAAATGCGGATGACCACAGCCACCGAACAGGGCTGGGGGCTGCGTGAGCCCGTGGATGGTTTCGTGCCTGTCGGTTGTTATCTCCATGCAGTTTCCTCAGCAGGCCATGAGCCCGGACTGCTGCAGTGCTTTTACTCCGATGGGCTGGTGACGGTATCGTTGTTCATCGAACGGCACCATGCCCGTCGCAGCGCATCAACGGTGGTTCAGGGCGCACGGGGGGCTACCCATGTTCTGGCCAAGCCACTGAGTGACGGTGTCTGGCTGACGGCAGTGGGAGAGGTACCTGCAGCCACGCTGGTGTTGTTTGCGGACCGCCTGGCACGGCTGAAATGA
- a CDS encoding sigma-E factor negative regulatory protein has product MNDDLKMHEQLSALADGQLHGDELAQALRFAAQDEGRDTWQVYHLVGDVLRSPELAHASDGGAFLAQLHQKLAQEPAPPHALPHTEPLQVELAQAANASAFRWKMVAGLASLAAVSAIGWNSLSHVREADSGARLAAAPPAATQQMVVTSSPDAQVMLRDPRLDELLAAHKQYGGAAALQMPAGFLRNATFESPSR; this is encoded by the coding sequence ATGAATGATGATCTGAAGATGCACGAACAGTTATCGGCTTTGGCAGACGGTCAATTGCACGGGGATGAACTGGCGCAGGCTTTGCGTTTTGCTGCGCAGGACGAAGGCCGTGACACTTGGCAGGTCTATCACTTGGTGGGGGATGTGTTGCGTTCCCCCGAACTGGCGCACGCTTCTGATGGCGGGGCTTTCCTGGCGCAGTTGCACCAGAAGTTGGCCCAGGAGCCTGCGCCACCGCATGCATTGCCCCATACCGAGCCATTACAGGTCGAGTTGGCACAGGCGGCCAATGCATCGGCCTTTCGCTGGAAGATGGTGGCGGGGTTGGCGTCCTTGGCGGCGGTGTCTGCCATCGGATGGAATTCGCTGAGCCATGTCCGCGAAGCGGATTCAGGGGCTCGCCTGGCTGCTGCACCACCCGCGGCCACACAGCAGATGGTTGTTACGAGCAGTCCCGATGCACAAGTGATGCTGCGTGACCCTCGTCTGGACGAATTGCTCGCCGCGCACAAGCAATACGGTGGCGCTGCGGCTCTGCAGATGCCTGCAGGGTTCCTGCGCAACGCCACGTTCGAGTCGCCCTCACGTTGA
- the rpoE gene encoding RNA polymerase sigma factor RpoE, translated as MTATPPEPPSLDPPATDSDLLLVERTVAGDLRAYDLLVIKYQRRIERLIGRMVRDTDLVPDIAQETFLRAYRALHQFRGDAQFYTWLYRIAVNTAKKALMDLKRNPLVYEGTLRSADDENETYRIGHELITEETPETVLAAREIAAQVNAAMDALPEDLRQAVTLREIEGLSYEEIATVMGCPIGTVRSRIFRAREAISTRVRPLLENRTGKRW; from the coding sequence ATGACTGCGACTCCGCCCGAACCCCCATCTCTTGATCCTCCTGCCACGGATAGCGATCTTCTCCTTGTGGAGCGCACCGTGGCCGGCGATCTGCGGGCCTATGATCTGCTCGTCATCAAATACCAGCGCCGTATCGAGCGGCTGATCGGACGCATGGTGCGCGATACCGATTTGGTGCCTGACATTGCCCAGGAGACCTTTCTCCGAGCCTACCGGGCCTTGCACCAGTTTCGGGGGGATGCGCAGTTCTACACCTGGCTGTACCGCATTGCAGTCAACACGGCCAAAAAGGCCTTGATGGACCTCAAGCGTAATCCTTTGGTGTATGAGGGCACTCTGCGTTCTGCTGATGACGAGAATGAAACTTATCGTATCGGCCATGAACTAATCACAGAAGAAACACCAGAAACAGTGCTGGCCGCCCGGGAAATTGCGGCCCAGGTCAACGCCGCAATGGATGCATTGCCCGAGGACTTGCGCCAGGCGGTGACTTTGCGTGAGATTGAAGGTCTGAGCTATGAGGAAATTGCCACCGTAATGGGATGCCCGATCGGAACTGTGCGGTCGCGTATTTTTCGCGCCCGAGAGGCCATTTCCACACGGGTGCGACCATTGCTCGAAAACCGCACGGGCAAACGCTGGTAG
- the fabF gene encoding beta-ketoacyl-ACP synthase II, producing the protein MSRRRVVVTGLGCISPVGNTVQDAWANILAGQSGIGLITRFDASTFACKIAGEVKGLDLESYISAKDARAMDSFIHYGIAAAVQAVEDAGLPTGDALSEDLATRIGCVIGSGIGGLPLIENTHTEFINRGARRITPFFVPASIINMVAGHVSMRFGFKGPNLAVVTACTTGLHCIGEAGRMIEYGDADVVIAGGTEATVSPLGIGGFAAMRALSTRNDDPKAASRPWDRDRDGFVLGEGAGVVVVEEYEHAKARGAKIYAELSGFGMSADAGHMTAPSMDGPRRAMQAALRNAGVNTDEVAYLNAHGTSTPLGDLNETNAIKAAFGDHAHKMVVSSTKSMTGHLLGGAGGIESIFTILALHHQKVPPTINLDNQDPECDLDYCANTARDMRIDVAVKNNFGFGGTNGTLVFRRV; encoded by the coding sequence ATGAGCCGTCGTCGCGTTGTCGTGACCGGCCTGGGTTGCATCAGTCCCGTGGGAAACACGGTGCAGGACGCCTGGGCCAATATCCTGGCCGGGCAGTCCGGCATTGGCCTCATTACCAGGTTCGATGCATCGACCTTCGCCTGCAAAATTGCAGGCGAGGTCAAAGGACTGGACCTGGAGTCCTACATCAGCGCCAAGGATGCGCGTGCGATGGACTCGTTTATCCATTACGGCATTGCTGCAGCGGTGCAGGCCGTAGAGGATGCTGGTTTGCCCACCGGCGATGCCCTGAGCGAAGACCTGGCGACCCGCATTGGCTGCGTGATCGGCTCGGGGATCGGTGGTCTTCCGCTGATCGAAAACACCCATACCGAATTCATCAACCGGGGCGCACGGCGCATCACACCTTTTTTTGTTCCCGCCTCCATCATCAACATGGTGGCAGGGCATGTGTCCATGCGTTTCGGTTTCAAGGGGCCGAATCTGGCCGTTGTCACGGCCTGTACCACGGGCTTGCACTGCATTGGCGAAGCCGGTCGCATGATTGAGTACGGTGATGCCGATGTGGTCATCGCTGGGGGGACTGAGGCCACCGTCTCGCCCCTGGGTATTGGCGGTTTTGCCGCGATGCGCGCACTCTCCACCCGTAACGACGATCCCAAGGCGGCATCACGCCCATGGGACAGGGACCGCGACGGCTTCGTGCTGGGCGAAGGCGCCGGCGTGGTGGTGGTCGAGGAATACGAACACGCCAAGGCCCGTGGCGCCAAAATTTATGCCGAACTGAGCGGTTTTGGCATGAGCGCCGATGCCGGCCATATGACGGCGCCTAGCATGGATGGCCCACGCCGTGCCATGCAAGCCGCCCTGCGTAATGCCGGGGTCAATACCGATGAGGTGGCTTATCTCAATGCGCATGGCACGTCCACGCCGCTGGGTGACCTCAATGAAACCAATGCCATCAAAGCCGCTTTTGGCGATCATGCCCATAAGATGGTCGTGAGTTCCACCAAGTCCATGACTGGCCATCTGCTGGGCGGGGCGGGGGGCATCGAGAGCATCTTCACGATCCTCGCACTGCACCACCAGAAGGTTCCGCCCACGATCAATCTGGACAATCAGGATCCCGAGTGCGACCTTGATTACTGCGCCAACACAGCGCGGGACATGAGGATCGATGTTGCCGTCAAAAATAATTTTGGATTTGGCGGTACCAACGGCACGCTGGTTTTTCGGCGCGTCTGA
- the acpP gene encoding acyl carrier protein: MSDIEARVKKIIAEQLGVEESQVTNEKAFVADLGADSLDTVELVMALEDEFGIEIPDEDAEKITTVQNAIDYATTHPKA, translated from the coding sequence ATGAGCGATATCGAAGCACGTGTCAAAAAAATCATCGCCGAACAACTCGGCGTGGAAGAGTCACAAGTCACCAATGAAAAAGCTTTCGTGGCCGATCTGGGTGCAGACTCCCTCGACACCGTGGAGCTGGTGATGGCGCTGGAAGACGAATTCGGCATCGAGATTCCGGACGAAGACGCCGAGAAGATCACGACGGTGCAGAACGCCATCGACTACGCCACCACCCACCCGAAGGCTTGA
- the fabG gene encoding 3-oxoacyl-ACP reductase FabG encodes MSESTAKPLVALVTGASRGIGAAIALELAVRGFQVVGTATTTEGAERISQALAAHPGCRGAHLNVNDGAAVDALIDGIVKGQGGLHVLVNNAGITRDQLAMRMKDDDWDAVLDTNLKAVFRVSRAAIKPMMKQRYGRIISITSVVGASGNPGQANYAAAKAGVAGMTRALARELGSRSVTVNCVAPGFIDTDMTSGLPEAQQKALLDQIPLGHLGKPADIAHAVAYLASNEAGYITGQELHVNGGMYM; translated from the coding sequence ATGAGCGAAAGCACTGCAAAACCCCTCGTGGCGCTGGTCACCGGTGCCTCACGCGGCATTGGCGCCGCCATCGCGCTGGAACTGGCCGTGCGCGGCTTCCAGGTGGTTGGTACAGCCACCACCACTGAAGGCGCCGAGCGTATCAGCCAGGCGCTGGCCGCGCACCCGGGCTGCCGAGGGGCCCATCTGAACGTGAACGATGGTGCGGCGGTCGATGCCCTGATTGACGGCATCGTCAAGGGCCAGGGCGGCCTGCATGTGCTGGTGAACAATGCCGGCATTACCCGCGATCAGCTGGCCATGCGCATGAAAGACGACGACTGGGATGCCGTGCTGGACACCAATCTCAAGGCGGTGTTCCGCGTCAGCCGTGCGGCCATCAAGCCGATGATGAAGCAGCGCTACGGGCGCATCATCAGCATCACCAGTGTGGTAGGCGCCTCGGGTAACCCCGGCCAAGCCAACTACGCTGCCGCCAAGGCGGGTGTGGCCGGCATGACCCGTGCGCTGGCGCGTGAGTTGGGCAGCCGCAGCGTGACTGTGAACTGCGTGGCCCCCGGGTTTATTGACACCGACATGACCTCTGGCCTGCCCGAAGCACAGCAAAAAGCACTGCTCGATCAGATCCCTTTGGGTCACTTGGGCAAGCCCGCAGACATCGCACATGCCGTGGCTTACCTCGCTTCCAACGAGGCTGGTTACATCACTGGGCAGGAATTGCATGTCAATGGCGGCATGTACATGTAA